One Mycoplasmopsis caviae DNA segment encodes these proteins:
- a CDS encoding PTS transporter subunit IIABC: MTTAETKGEEIKKSKPKDNSRKGNFRKILSKLSGAFMLPISVMSIAGLFLGVGATISSQLGSYEIARIIGEFIKLLGDPVFGAMPLLFAAAFVVAFTDEAGIGVFAAIIGYLIFSAIQAPFIKDVKDTSGNLIGYDILWMTKKYATGVKQVVGSSLGFKTLQTSVFAGILIGVIVSYLYDKLHTIKLPTVFSFFGGKRFVSLVTIISMIPLTFFFLLVWPWVGIGLSYFGNSIGKVPYGFESFIFGFIERSLIPFGLHHVFYAPLWWTQAGGDLASAITEWQKSNTFVTNGEITKWLTNLTDKPDKWVGDSYMAVNVAGLPFNTLTWTKNGSTEPITMPVYKFIASELGIKLGRFLQGKYSFMILGLPGAAVAMILAAPKENRKVAAGTVIPAALTAMITGVTEPIEFTFLFLAPWLFWGFHAFFCALAFMLANLLGVHIGMTFSGGIMDLIIYGIIPVLKGTNFWWSLVIGAAYFPIYFLGFFFFIKKFNLATPGRGETVKLFTKKDFQEKQDAKAESKKDTSTKNAKEYAMILALGGSKNILNTNNCASRLRYDIKDRSLVNEAECKAAGAVALKWEGDKHVQVIIGPAAEQMNANIRKILASGELDDIVVESKEHKVETEKVESMTGCSKPGCETKCDCHTEEPVMEEKMEVQETPVAEVVEEVQPQPVQEAPVTPSETATMADTKWVDESNDLDRPVEFFAPAIGEVIPLSQIPDETFANKYLGDGVAIKLKAEKKASIWAPVSGTLETVFPTKHAYGITTDEGIKVLLHIGVDTVTLNGEGFETKVKQGKKIKAGDLLCTVDVEHLSSQNKVSDLIVIILNESEHKHIIDTALGEKMTKRADKLMLVK; this comes from the coding sequence ATGACTACAGCAGAAACTAAAGGCGAAGAAATTAAAAAATCTAAGCCTAAAGACAATAGTCGTAAAGGAAATTTTCGTAAAATTTTAAGTAAACTTTCTGGTGCTTTTATGTTACCAATTTCAGTTATGTCTATAGCTGGTCTATTTCTTGGGGTTGGTGCAACAATTTCTAGTCAATTAGGTTCATATGAAATTGCTAGAATTATTGGTGAATTTATCAAATTACTAGGTGACCCTGTATTTGGTGCAATGCCACTATTATTTGCAGCAGCTTTCGTTGTGGCATTCACTGATGAAGCTGGTATTGGTGTCTTTGCTGCAATTATTGGATACTTAATATTCTCAGCAATACAAGCTCCATTCATCAAGGATGTTAAAGATACATCAGGTAATCTAATTGGTTATGACATTCTATGAATGACTAAAAAGTATGCTACTGGTGTTAAACAAGTTGTAGGATCTTCATTAGGATTCAAAACACTTCAAACATCAGTTTTCGCTGGTATTTTAATTGGGGTAATTGTTTCTTATCTTTACGATAAACTTCACACAATTAAACTACCAACAGTATTCTCGTTCTTTGGAGGAAAGAGATTTGTTTCATTAGTAACAATTATTTCAATGATTCCTCTTACTTTCTTCTTCCTACTAGTATGACCATGAGTTGGTATTGGTCTAAGTTACTTTGGTAACAGTATAGGTAAAGTTCCATATGGTTTTGAATCATTTATTTTTGGATTCATCGAAAGATCATTAATTCCATTTGGTCTTCACCACGTATTTTATGCACCACTTTGATGAACACAAGCAGGTGGTGATTTAGCAAGTGCTATAACTGAATGACAAAAGAGTAACACTTTTGTAACTAATGGTGAAATTACAAAATGATTAACTAACCTAACAGATAAACCTGATAAATGAGTTGGTGACTCATATATGGCAGTTAATGTTGCTGGTTTACCATTCAACACACTAACATGAACTAAGAATGGTTCAACCGAACCAATTACAATGCCAGTTTACAAATTCATCGCAAGTGAATTAGGTATTAAATTAGGTAGATTCCTACAAGGTAAATATTCATTTATGATTCTTGGTCTACCAGGTGCAGCAGTAGCTATGATTTTAGCAGCACCAAAAGAAAATAGAAAAGTTGCTGCTGGTACAGTTATTCCAGCTGCACTAACAGCAATGATTACTGGTGTTACAGAACCTATTGAATTTACATTCTTATTCTTAGCACCATGACTATTCTGAGGATTCCATGCATTTTTCTGTGCACTTGCATTTATGCTAGCTAACTTGTTAGGTGTACACATTGGTATGACATTCTCAGGTGGTATCATGGACTTAATTATCTATGGTATTATTCCAGTTCTTAAGGGAACAAACTTCTGATGATCATTAGTAATTGGAGCTGCATACTTTCCAATCTACTTCCTTGGTTTCTTCTTCTTTATTAAGAAATTTAATTTAGCAACACCAGGTCGTGGTGAAACAGTTAAATTATTCACAAAGAAAGATTTCCAAGAAAAACAAGACGCTAAAGCAGAAAGTAAAAAAGATACATCAACAAAAAATGCAAAAGAATATGCAATGATTCTTGCATTAGGTGGATCAAAAAACATTTTAAACACAAACAACTGTGCTTCAAGACTAAGATATGACATTAAAGACAGAAGTTTAGTAAATGAAGCAGAATGTAAGGCGGCAGGTGCTGTTGCTCTTAAATGAGAAGGCGACAAGCATGTTCAAGTAATTATTGGACCAGCTGCAGAACAAATGAATGCAAACATTAGAAAAATTTTAGCTTCTGGTGAACTAGATGACATCGTTGTTGAATCAAAAGAACACAAAGTAGAAACTGAAAAAGTTGAATCAATGACAGGTTGTTCAAAACCTGGTTGCGAAACTAAATGTGACTGTCATACTGAAGAACCTGTAATGGAAGAAAAAATGGAAGTTCAAGAAACTCCAGTTGCAGAAGTTGTGGAAGAAGTTCAACCTCAACCTGTTCAAGAAGCTCCAGTAACTCCTAGCGAAACAGCTACAATGGCAGATACAAAATGAGTAGATGAATCTAATGACTTAGATCGTCCTGTTGAATTCTTTGCACCTGCTATTGGTGAAGTTATTCCTTTAAGCCAAATTCCAGATGAAACATTTGCAAACAAATACTTAGGTGATGGTGTTGCAATTAAACTTAAGGCTGAAAAGAAGGCTTCAATTTGAGCTCCTGTTTCAGGTACACTTGAAACAGTGTTCCCAACCAAACATGCATATGGTATTACAACTGATGAAGGTATTAAAGTTCTTCTTCACATTGGTGTTGATACAGTTACACTTAATGGCGAAGGTTTCGAAACAAAAGTAAAACAAGGCAAGAAAATTAAAGCTGGTGACTTGTTATGTACTGTTGATGTTGAACACCTATCAAGCCAAAATAAGGTAAGTGATCTAATTGTTATTATTCTAAATGAATCAGAACACAAACACATTATTGATACAGCTCTTGGCGAAAAAATGACCAAACGTGCTGACAAATTAATGCTTGTTAAATAA
- a CDS encoding MPN499 family protein: MNKIKTYKVNIIENKYWYCPSLFTFSRRLWASRPFSTLEELARNLEIKYNAAYYNFNGDLRFKAFNELQKMHKSGISINSTALKESGNSLKFDISENVEVILDDLSLKLIKKGKSFSCPMHFFDELYLEYFDEKKVTKDQKIRLTWRKYYFDIEVVGKAQIKE; the protein is encoded by the coding sequence ATGAATAAAATCAAAACATACAAAGTCAACATAATCGAAAATAAATACTGATATTGTCCTTCACTTTTTACTTTCAGTAGAAGATTATGAGCATCTAGACCTTTTAGCACACTTGAAGAGTTAGCAAGAAATTTAGAAATTAAATATAATGCTGCCTACTATAATTTCAATGGCGATTTGAGATTTAAAGCTTTTAATGAATTGCAAAAAATGCACAAAAGTGGTATTTCAATAAATTCAACAGCACTTAAGGAAAGTGGTAATAGTCTTAAATTTGATATCAGCGAAAACGTTGAAGTTATCTTAGATGACTTATCTCTAAAATTAATTAAAAAGGGTAAATCATTTTCTTGTCCTATGCACTTTTTTGATGAGTTATATTTAGAATACTTTGATGAGAAAAAAGTAACGAAAGATCAAAAAATTAGGTTAACTTGAAGAAAATATTATTTTGACATTGAAGTTGTTGGAAAAGCACAAATTAAAGAATAG
- a CDS encoding Cof-type HAD-IIB family hydrolase, which yields MERMLIMDKRNNIEYFIFDLDGTLYDESKNLLESTKKTIKQLQKENKNIIIATGRPYYMNYKLMEDLNIKHPVVAGNGSMIYDPITKKIPFFQAIDKAIAKELINFLEDNKIDFLAYDINGMRGNNFTNPRWFEFMIYQHIKEDNPYRWKYEEGSLKEISDQFNFAKLLIITQNVPQEKIDSLLTIANKFNKFIYTVSSQSGVIDIMPIGISKGKTLVKLAEISNIDLSKAIAFGDADNDISMLQSVKIPVAMGNATNSVKAIAKYIADTNNNDGIAKMIKELGLINE from the coding sequence ATGGAAAGAATGCTTATTATGGACAAAAGAAATAATATTGAATACTTCATCTTTGATTTAGATGGTACACTCTATGATGAGTCAAAAAATCTACTAGAGTCGACCAAGAAGACTATAAAACAGCTTCAAAAGGAAAATAAAAACATAATAATTGCAACTGGAAGACCATATTATATGAACTATAAACTCATGGAAGATTTAAATATTAAACACCCAGTTGTAGCTGGTAATGGCTCAATGATTTATGATCCAATTACCAAAAAAATACCTTTTTTTCAGGCAATTGACAAAGCAATTGCTAAAGAATTAATTAACTTCTTAGAAGACAACAAAATCGACTTCTTAGCATATGATATTAACGGAATGAGAGGAAATAATTTCACTAATCCACGTTGATTTGAATTTATGATCTATCAACACATTAAAGAAGATAATCCTTATCGTTGAAAATATGAAGAAGGCAGCCTAAAAGAAATAAGTGATCAATTTAATTTTGCTAAACTACTAATTATTACTCAAAATGTTCCACAAGAGAAGATAGACTCCCTACTTACAATTGCAAACAAATTTAATAAATTTATATATACAGTATCTTCTCAAAGTGGTGTTATTGATATAATGCCTATAGGAATTTCAAAAGGTAAGACATTGGTTAAGTTAGCAGAAATTAGTAATATTGATTTATCAAAAGCAATTGCTTTTGGTGATGCTGATAATGACATAAGTATGTTGCAATCTGTTAAAATTCCTGTTGCAATGGGTAATGCAACAAATAGTGTAAAAGCAATAGCAAAATATATTGCTGATACAAATAACAATGATGGTATTGCAAAAATGATTAAAGAATTAGGGTTAATAAATGAATAA
- a CDS encoding L-ribulose-5-phosphate 4-epimerase has protein sequence MTLDKKYEVEIKKLKQEVYDANMLLVKYGLVIHTWGNVSGITQDRKYMVIKPSGVSYDSLKPEDMVITDLDNNVIDSKYNPSSDTPTHTLLYKENPEIKGIVHTHSPNAVSFAQAGKDIPCFGTTHADNFYGPVPCARALSPQEINGQYEHNTGLVIIETFKSRKIDWKACSATLVKEHGPFAWSFKSPKDAVDLALTLEQVAKMAINTLIISNNNASSAQGALIEKHYNRKHGKNAYYGQKK, from the coding sequence ATGACTCTTGACAAAAAATATGAAGTAGAAATCAAAAAACTTAAGCAAGAAGTTTACGATGCAAATATGCTTTTAGTCAAATATGGTCTTGTTATTCATACATGGGGCAATGTTTCAGGTATTACACAAGATCGTAAATATATGGTTATTAAACCAAGTGGCGTTTCTTATGATTCGCTTAAACCTGAAGATATGGTTATAACAGATTTAGATAACAATGTTATTGATTCAAAATATAACCCATCTTCTGATACGCCTACTCATACATTGCTTTATAAAGAAAATCCTGAAATTAAAGGAATAGTTCACACACATAGTCCTAATGCTGTTTCGTTTGCTCAGGCAGGTAAAGATATCCCTTGTTTTGGAACAACACATGCAGATAATTTTTATGGACCAGTTCCTTGTGCAAGAGCCTTGAGTCCACAAGAAATTAATGGACAATATGAACACAACACAGGTCTTGTGATAATAGAAACCTTTAAAAGTCGTAAAATTGACTGAAAAGCATGCTCAGCTACATTAGTTAAAGAACATGGTCCTTTTGCTTGGTCATTTAAATCTCCAAAGGATGCTGTTGATTTAGCTCTTACACTTGAACAAGTGGCAAAGATGGCTATTAATACATTAATAATTTCAAATAACAATGCTTCAAGTGCTCAGGGAGCATTAATTGAAAAACACTATAATCGTAAGCATGGAAAGAATGCTTATTATGGACAAAAGAAATAA
- a CDS encoding L-ribulose-5-phosphate 3-epimerase, whose translation MPNIENKNRLLGIYEKAINNKFSLEEKILIAKSAGYDFMEFSVDETPGRLARLDWSDDEIAQAQMLLIKHKFNFNSMTLSGHRKYPFGSKDPKIRAKAKEIMTKAIILAKKLGIRTVQLAGYDVYYEPADEETRKNFIEGMKWAVTEASKHSVMLAFEIMDTRFMGTNSRAMTYINMINSPYLQIYPDLGNIYQWANKEDLYNEFEIAKDHIVAFHFKDTIPTKFRDTPFGSGTVDFPYLLKILKDLKLNQPIMIEMWSLNKENETKEEAIKYISEAHKFYDKMWAKVGGDK comes from the coding sequence TTGCCAAATATTGAAAATAAGAACCGCTTATTAGGTATCTATGAAAAAGCCATAAACAACAAATTTAGCCTTGAAGAAAAAATTCTTATTGCTAAGTCTGCTGGTTATGACTTTATGGAATTTTCTGTTGATGAAACCCCAGGTAGATTAGCACGTTTAGACTGAAGTGACGATGAAATTGCTCAAGCTCAAATGTTGCTAATCAAACACAAATTTAATTTTAATTCAATGACACTCAGTGGTCATCGTAAATATCCTTTCGGTTCTAAAGATCCTAAAATTAGAGCTAAAGCAAAAGAAATAATGACCAAAGCCATTATTTTAGCTAAAAAATTAGGTATTAGAACTGTTCAGCTTGCTGGTTATGATGTTTATTATGAACCTGCTGATGAAGAAACAAGAAAAAACTTCATTGAAGGTATGAAATGAGCAGTAACAGAAGCAAGCAAGCATTCAGTTATGTTAGCTTTTGAAATTATGGACACACGATTTATGGGAACTAACTCAAGAGCAATGACATACATAAATATGATTAATAGTCCTTATTTACAAATTTATCCTGATTTAGGTAACATTTATCAATGAGCTAATAAGGAAGATTTATACAATGAGTTTGAAATTGCTAAAGATCATATTGTAGCATTCCATTTTAAAGACACTATTCCAACAAAGTTTAGAGATACACCTTTTGGTAGCGGAACTGTTGATTTTCCTTATCTTTTAAAAATTTTAAAAGATCTTAAGTTAAATCAACCAATTATGATCGAAATGTGGTCATTAAACAAAGAAAACGAAACTAAGGAAGAAGCAATCAAGTATATTAGCGAAGCACATAAGTTTTATGACAAAATGTGAGCTAAAGTTGGAGGGGATAAATAA
- a CDS encoding 3-keto-L-gulonate-6-phosphate decarboxylase UlaD: MKPMLQIALDNLTIEDAIASAKKVEKYIDIIEVGTILISSEGKKAIKALREAFPTKIIVADGKIADAGKVFGKMFFENGADYTTCICAAEVPTIVETMNIAKEYGKDKEVQIELTSNFTWDQVDAWAKVGVPQVVWHRSRDSQASGVKWGQKDIDAVSKLAKKGFKVTITGGVALEDIMLFKDIPIFIFIAGRSLRDAENPELAAKAFKDEFAKYWK, from the coding sequence ATGAAACCAATGTTACAGATTGCATTAGATAACTTAACAATTGAGGATGCAATTGCAAGTGCAAAAAAGGTTGAAAAATACATCGACATTATTGAAGTAGGAACAATTCTTATTTCATCAGAGGGTAAAAAAGCTATCAAAGCATTAAGAGAAGCTTTTCCTACAAAGATAATTGTTGCTGATGGCAAAATTGCTGATGCTGGTAAAGTATTCGGTAAGATGTTTTTCGAAAATGGTGCTGACTACACAACCTGTATTTGTGCAGCTGAGGTACCAACAATTGTTGAAACAATGAATATTGCCAAGGAATATGGCAAAGATAAAGAAGTTCAAATCGAATTAACTTCAAATTTTACTTGAGATCAAGTTGATGCTTGAGCTAAAGTTGGCGTCCCACAAGTTGTTTGACACCGTTCAAGAGATAGCCAAGCAAGTGGAGTTAAATGAGGACAAAAAGACATAGATGCCGTTTCTAAACTTGCCAAAAAAGGCTTTAAAGTAACTATTACTGGCGGTGTAGCTCTTGAAGACATTATGCTATTCAAAGATATTCCAATTTTTATCTTTATAGCTGGTAGATCATTAAGAGATGCAGAAAATCCAGAATTAGCAGCCAAAGCCTTTAAGGACGAATTTGCCAAATATTGAAAATAA
- a CDS encoding PTS sugar transporter subunit IIA produces MADKLNLLDNLIVNNSIVTQVEVKDWKDAIKQACLPLEKAKVINSKYYDYILESVKKNGPYFIIVEGLAMPHASATQDAVFGNGFSLITLKKPIKFDGDEREVKILMGLAAKDGETHTAVAIPQIIAVFEDPENIEKIASAKTKEEIIGIIKGVDYTKYLG; encoded by the coding sequence ATGGCTGATAAATTAAACTTGTTAGATAACTTAATTGTTAATAACTCAATTGTTACTCAAGTGGAAGTAAAAGATTGAAAAGATGCTATTAAGCAAGCTTGCTTACCATTAGAAAAAGCAAAAGTTATTAATTCTAAGTATTATGATTACATACTAGAATCAGTTAAGAAAAATGGACCTTACTTCATTATTGTTGAAGGTCTTGCAATGCCACATGCTTCAGCAACTCAAGATGCTGTTTTTGGGAACGGCTTCTCATTAATTACACTCAAAAAACCAATTAAATTTGATGGCGACGAAAGAGAAGTTAAGATCTTAATGGGCCTAGCAGCAAAAGATGGCGAAACACATACAGCTGTTGCTATTCCACAAATTATTGCTGTTTTCGAAGACCCTGAAAACATTGAAAAAATAGCAAGTGCTAAAACAAAAGAAGAAATTATAGGAATCATTAAAGGTGTTGACTATACTAAATACCTTGGTTAG
- a CDS encoding PTS sugar transporter subunit IIB: protein MKVLCVCGSGMGTSMIIKMKVQQAMKELSIPGTVEALGLGQGKTVVNNFDVVLCTANFVSEVSKSKAKAYGLKNIMDVNEIKTALSDAKSKM, encoded by the coding sequence ATGAAAGTATTATGTGTATGTGGCTCAGGTATGGGCACAAGTATGATTATCAAAATGAAAGTTCAACAAGCAATGAAAGAACTTTCAATTCCTGGAACAGTTGAAGCCTTAGGTCTAGGTCAAGGCAAAACAGTTGTAAACAACTTTGATGTTGTTTTATGTACAGCAAACTTTGTTTCAGAAGTATCAAAAAGCAAAGCAAAAGCATATGGTTTAAAAAACATCATGGATGTTAACGAAATTAAAACTGCATTAAGTGATGCAAAAAGTAAGATGTAA
- a CDS encoding PTS ascorbate transporter subunit IIC, whose protein sequence is MSENKTKRSFNWKALVGALVVVALFAGVYILSLGIKKWDFKAGTLFFAKDLLLNNFLGVNAILIGTIVLVGYLILGRGFSDSFIGMLKAMIGVLMMQIGSGMIVGLAKPIFAAFSKFGNGLTPLDTYLGQVSVENYLNSVGQGFASWLAYALLIGLSVNIILVALRKWTNVHSLMITGHVMFQQAAVVVPIILVLMFSGSQFRTVEGSINVGGQIGTIFFSGVLLGTYWGVASTSTIKGSDAVTQKAGFCVGHQQMFGIAIAYQIGKWFGKKEDSAETKKLSNKVKILEDNIFTQSALILLIFVILVLIIQFAPAGKEVRFADTKGFVTGTYGSWKPGGGAVYWPINLVLGSLQLIAAILTLQAGIRMFVSELQQAFQGISEKLVPGAVVAVDVAATYGFSQNAVTYGFLFGTLGQFLATGLIIGLAQIPSSSFKLVMVVPLFITLFFNSGSIGVFANASGGYKATIAVPFIFGFLEIIVVAIALSVVKGYVSGTQASLEYTYLEKAINEPGKFTNFITELKAIVTAGNLKDGRHTVAMADINSYVTALEGNDVFAKLRAIKDMEAFFKIEKNSVKTTTQLLSKTAGFIPFLSSYLAPEQLVTGSKGAFVSLDQLRKVVESGRTPFLTGFNGLFDWTFIFSFVTILGGWHPIAAYIVFPLYFVGMLVAAQFFDSHRQHKPTVFQKLLKVKVETLEDQKKADEAASQMSEPQAEMA, encoded by the coding sequence ATGTCAGAAAACAAGACAAAAAGATCTTTTAACTGAAAAGCTTTAGTTGGTGCACTAGTTGTAGTTGCACTATTTGCAGGAGTTTATATACTATCTTTAGGTATCAAAAAATGAGATTTTAAAGCTGGTACATTATTCTTTGCAAAAGACTTATTATTAAATAACTTTCTTGGAGTTAATGCAATTCTAATTGGAACAATTGTTCTTGTAGGTTATTTAATATTAGGTAGAGGCTTCTCAGACTCATTTATAGGCATGCTTAAGGCCATGATTGGTGTTTTAATGATGCAAATCGGTTCAGGTATGATTGTTGGTTTAGCTAAACCAATATTCGCGGCATTCTCTAAATTTGGTAATGGTCTTACTCCACTTGATACATATTTAGGTCAAGTTTCAGTAGAAAATTACCTTAACTCTGTTGGCCAAGGTTTTGCATCATGATTAGCATATGCATTACTAATTGGTTTATCAGTAAACATTATTTTAGTTGCACTAAGAAAATGAACAAATGTTCATTCACTTATGATTACTGGACACGTTATGTTCCAACAAGCAGCTGTTGTAGTTCCAATTATTCTTGTATTAATGTTCTCAGGTTCACAATTTAGAACTGTTGAGGGCTCAATTAATGTAGGTGGTCAAATTGGTACAATCTTCTTCTCAGGTGTTTTACTTGGAACATATTGAGGTGTTGCTTCAACATCTACAATTAAAGGTTCAGATGCAGTTACACAAAAAGCTGGTTTCTGTGTTGGACACCAACAAATGTTTGGTATTGCAATTGCTTATCAAATTGGTAAATGATTTGGTAAAAAAGAAGATTCAGCAGAAACTAAAAAACTTTCAAACAAAGTTAAAATTTTAGAAGACAACATCTTTACACAAAGTGCATTGATTTTATTAATCTTTGTTATCTTAGTATTAATTATTCAATTTGCACCTGCTGGAAAAGAAGTTAGATTCGCAGATACTAAAGGATTTGTAACTGGAACATACGGAAGTTGAAAACCTGGTGGTGGTGCAGTTTATTGACCAATTAACCTTGTTTTAGGCTCATTACAATTAATTGCTGCAATTCTTACATTGCAAGCAGGTATTCGTATGTTTGTTTCAGAACTACAACAAGCATTCCAAGGTATTAGTGAAAAACTTGTTCCTGGTGCTGTTGTTGCTGTTGACGTTGCTGCAACATATGGATTTAGTCAAAATGCAGTTACCTATGGTTTTCTATTCGGTACATTAGGTCAATTCTTAGCTACAGGATTAATTATTGGACTAGCACAAATACCAAGTTCAAGTTTCAAACTTGTTATGGTAGTTCCATTGTTCATTACATTATTCTTTAACTCAGGTTCTATTGGTGTATTTGCAAATGCATCAGGTGGTTACAAAGCAACTATTGCAGTTCCATTTATCTTTGGTTTCTTAGAAATTATTGTTGTTGCAATTGCTTTAAGCGTTGTTAAAGGTTATGTTTCAGGTACTCAAGCTTCACTTGAATATACATATCTTGAAAAAGCTATTAATGAACCGGGTAAATTTACAAACTTCATTACTGAACTTAAAGCTATTGTAACAGCTGGAAATCTTAAAGATGGTAGACACACAGTTGCAATGGCTGACATAAACTCATATGTTACTGCCCTAGAAGGTAATGATGTATTTGCTAAATTAAGAGCAATTAAAGATATGGAAGCATTCTTCAAAATAGAAAAGAATTCAGTTAAAACAACAACTCAATTATTGTCTAAAACTGCTGGATTTATTCCATTCCTTTCATCTTACTTAGCGCCTGAACAACTAGTTACAGGATCAAAAGGTGCATTTGTAAGCCTTGATCAATTAAGAAAAGTTGTTGAATCAGGTAGAACGCCATTCTTAACAGGATTTAATGGTCTATTCGATTGAACATTTATATTCAGTTTTGTAACAATTCTTGGTGGATGACACCCAATTGCAGCTTATATTGTATTCCCACTTTATTTTGTTGGTATGCTTGTTGCTGCTCAATTCTTTGACTCACACAGACAACACAAACCTACAGTATTCCAAAAATTACTAAAAGTTAAAGTTGAAACTCTAGAAGATCAAAAGAAAGCAGATGAAGCTGCTAGCCAAATGAGTGAACCACAAGCTGAAATGGCATAG
- a CDS encoding phospho-furanose lactonase: protein MKKEKFVRTVLGDVPASSIGITDCHDHLIKNGGPEMEEHIDFLMINVDAAKKELQEYVDRGGKTMVTMDPPNVGRDVFRMLEIAEAFKGKANIVMSTGFHKAKFYDKYCSWLANVPTNDIVKMCVAEIEEGMDVYNYNGPVVKRSKAKAGIIKAGTGYAAIDRLELKALEVAARTSITTGCPILVHTQLGTMALEVAQHLIDFGANPRKIQISHLNKNPDRYYYEQVIRETGVTLCFDGPDRVKYYTDTTLAENIKYLVDQGLQKHITLSLDAGRILYQRNYGLTKGKETFGFAYLFDRFIPLLKKVGVSQEAIDDILINNPREILAFDEPRKYDASKVSKELKALKKEFKLD from the coding sequence ATGAAGAAAGAAAAATTTGTTAGAACAGTGCTAGGTGATGTGCCTGCAAGTTCAATCGGTATAACCGACTGTCATGACCACCTTATCAAAAATGGTGGCCCAGAAATGGAAGAACACATTGACTTTTTAATGATCAATGTTGATGCCGCTAAAAAAGAACTTCAAGAATACGTTGACCGTGGTGGAAAAACTATGGTTACAATGGATCCACCTAACGTTGGACGTGATGTATTCAGAATGCTAGAAATAGCTGAAGCTTTCAAAGGTAAAGCAAACATTGTTATGTCAACAGGTTTCCACAAAGCTAAATTTTATGATAAATATTGCTCATGATTAGCTAATGTTCCAACAAATGACATTGTTAAAATGTGTGTTGCTGAAATTGAAGAAGGTATGGACGTTTATAACTACAATGGACCAGTAGTTAAACGTAGCAAAGCTAAAGCCGGAATCATTAAAGCTGGTACAGGATATGCTGCAATCGACCGTCTTGAATTAAAAGCACTTGAAGTAGCTGCAAGAACATCAATTACAACAGGTTGCCCTATTTTAGTTCACACTCAATTAGGTACAATGGCATTAGAAGTTGCACAACACTTAATTGACTTTGGTGCAAACCCACGTAAGATTCAAATCTCACACTTAAATAAAAACCCAGACCGTTACTACTATGAACAAGTTATTAGAGAAACAGGTGTTACACTATGTTTTGATGGACCAGACCGTGTTAAATACTACACCGATACAACTCTAGCTGAAAATATTAAATACTTGGTAGACCAAGGTCTTCAAAAACACATTACATTAAGCCTTGACGCTGGTAGAATTCTATACCAACGTAATTATGGTTTAACAAAAGGTAAGGAAACATTTGGATTTGCATACTTATTTGACAGATTCATTCCTTTACTTAAAAAAGTTGGTGTTTCTCAAGAAGCTATCGATGACATCTTGATTAATAACCCACGTGAAATTCTTGCTTTTGATGAACCACGTAAATACGATGCATCAAAAGTATCAAAAGAATTAAAAGCTCTTAAAAAAGAATTTAAACTTGATTAA